A DNA window from Sylvia atricapilla isolate bSylAtr1 chromosome 6, bSylAtr1.pri, whole genome shotgun sequence contains the following coding sequences:
- the SCT gene encoding secretin isoform X2 gives MVSIMTTLWQVIIPMIVLSHFSASLPSWERVERHADGLFHSELSKMNGNAYVQQLVKNLVGLKDRTQRHSDGLFTSEYSKMRGNAQVQKFIQSLMGRKRSSPGPVNTDMQGREGVNNTEDLCFLWLYQSFLNSSRSDRDAREAAAITSQYICPLSKQLVADVKEDTDGSE, from the exons ATGGTTTCCATAATGACAACTCTGTGGCAAGTAATTATTCCCATGATTGTCCTGTCCCACTTCTCAGCATCTTTGCCATCCTGGGAGAG AGTGGAGCGCCATGCAGACGGGCTCTTCCACAGCGAGCTCAGCAAGATGAACGGCAATGCCTACGTGCAGCAGTTGGTCAAAAACCTGGTGGGCCTCAAGGACAG GACCCAGAGGCACTCGGATGGGCTGTTCACCAGTGAGTACAGCAAGATGAGAGGCAACGCCCAGGTTCAGAAATTCATCCAAAGCCTCATGGGCCGCAAGCGCAG CTCTCCTGGCCCAGTCAACACAGATAtgcaggggagagagggagtAAACAACACTGAGGACCTTTGCTTTCTCTGGTTGTACCAGAGCTTTCTGAACAGCAG ccGCTCGGACAGAGATGCCAGGGAGGCTGCTGCCATTACCAGCCAGTACATTTGCCCCTTGTCTAAGCAGCTGGTTGCAGACGTGAAGGAAGATACAGATGGCTCTGAATGA
- the SCT gene encoding secretin isoform X1, translating to MVSIMTTLWQVIIPMIVLSHFSASLPSWERVERHADGLFHSELSKMNGNAYVQQLVKNLVGLKDRTQRHSDGLFTSEYSKMRGNAQVQKFIQSLMGRKRSRSDRDAREAAAITSQYICPLSKQLVADVKEDTDGSE from the exons ATGGTTTCCATAATGACAACTCTGTGGCAAGTAATTATTCCCATGATTGTCCTGTCCCACTTCTCAGCATCTTTGCCATCCTGGGAGAG AGTGGAGCGCCATGCAGACGGGCTCTTCCACAGCGAGCTCAGCAAGATGAACGGCAATGCCTACGTGCAGCAGTTGGTCAAAAACCTGGTGGGCCTCAAGGACAG GACCCAGAGGCACTCGGATGGGCTGTTCACCAGTGAGTACAGCAAGATGAGAGGCAACGCCCAGGTTCAGAAATTCATCCAAAGCCTCATGGGCCGCAAGCGCAG ccGCTCGGACAGAGATGCCAGGGAGGCTGCTGCCATTACCAGCCAGTACATTTGCCCCTTGTCTAAGCAGCTGGTTGCAGACGTGAAGGAAGATACAGATGGCTCTGAATGA